A portion of the Luxibacter massiliensis genome contains these proteins:
- a CDS encoding QueT transporter family protein: MTKKKTLSVLFMAQAAMIAAIYVVLTMVFAPFSYGEVQVRISEALTILPAFTPAAIPGLFIGCLISNILGGCIVPDIIFGSLATLIGAVFTYTLRNSSKFLAPLPPIIANILIVPFVLRYGYQVPLPIPLMMLTVGIGEVISCGILGMIVYTALNKYRHTIFKTAQN, translated from the coding sequence ATGACAAAGAAAAAAACACTCAGTGTGCTGTTCATGGCACAGGCAGCAATGATTGCTGCCATCTATGTGGTGCTGACAATGGTTTTCGCACCCTTCAGTTACGGAGAGGTACAGGTTCGTATTTCCGAGGCCCTGACGATTCTTCCGGCATTTACCCCTGCAGCAATTCCCGGCCTGTTTATCGGCTGCCTGATCAGTAATATTCTAGGGGGCTGTATTGTGCCGGATATCATTTTCGGCAGCCTTGCTACATTAATTGGCGCAGTGTTTACTTATACTCTGCGGAACAGCAGCAAATTTCTGGCGCCCCTGCCGCCGATTATTGCCAATATACTTATCGTCCCATTCGTACTGCGCTATGGCTACCAGGTCCCGTTGCCGATTCCACTTATGATGCTTACAGTAGGAATCGGTGAAGTAATATCATGCGGCATACTTGGAATGATTGTGTACACTGCCCTGAATAAATACAGGCACACTATTTTCAAAACCGCTCAAAATTAA
- a CDS encoding helix-turn-helix domain-containing protein: MINVLEKINYYRIQKGWSEYQLAEKSGLTQSTISSWYRKNMLPSLSSLEKICTAFDITLSQFFATSSDNFSLTSLQKDLLLEINHLSKEQQIALLNFFKTL; the protein is encoded by the coding sequence ATGATTAATGTATTAGAGAAAATTAATTATTACAGAATACAAAAAGGCTGGTCAGAATATCAATTAGCTGAAAAGTCTGGCTTAACACAATCAACTATTTCTTCCTGGTATCGAAAAAATATGCTTCCTTCCCTTTCATCACTTGAAAAAATATGTACTGCTTTCGATATTACACTGTCACAATTTTTTGCAACCAGTTCTGACAATTTCTCCCTAACCAGCCTTCAAAAAGATTTGTTACTAGAGATAAATCACCTCTCCAAGGAACAGCAGATAGCCTTGCTCAACTTTTTCAAAACACTATAA
- a CDS encoding 4Fe-4S single cluster domain-containing protein translates to MKKALRINRIVKQTRTEGFGNRYCIWVQGCSICCKGCINREMWDKTEGEIYSVTSLIKDIEHQGKRIEGITVLGGEPFEQTQGLLELVRKCKEKGYTVILFTGFLYEQILEKKEQRDVLSYTDLLIDGPYMKEKRDFSRPWIGSSNQKYIFLSDKYSEKDLEKVQNKLEIRISKDGAVWINGMGNINKWK, encoded by the coding sequence ATGAAAAAAGCATTAAGAATAAATAGAATAGTAAAGCAGACCCGGACAGAAGGATTTGGGAATAGATATTGTATATGGGTTCAAGGGTGCAGCATTTGTTGTAAAGGCTGCATCAATCGTGAGATGTGGGATAAGACTGAAGGAGAGATATATAGTGTGACCAGTCTTATAAAAGATATAGAACATCAGGGAAAACGAATAGAAGGTATCACTGTTCTAGGTGGGGAACCATTTGAACAGACGCAAGGATTGCTGGAATTGGTTAGAAAGTGTAAAGAAAAAGGATATACTGTTATTTTATTTACAGGCTTTCTTTATGAACAGATATTGGAAAAAAAAGAACAAAGAGACGTTCTGTCTTATACCGATTTATTGATTGATGGACCATATATGAAGGAAAAGAGGGATTTCTCAAGACCGTGGATCGGTTCTTCTAATCAGAAATATATCTTTTTATCAGACAAGTATTCGGAAAAAGATTTGGAAAAAGTTCAAAATAAATTAGAAATCAGAATATCAAAGGACGGGGCAGTATGGATAAACGGGATGGGAAATATCAATAAATGGAAGTAG
- a CDS encoding HAMP domain-containing sensor histidine kinase, whose product MKNWYKRPVTKGILLLLAHVMAAAAVISLVIIIVFSGNLGKAEFFKLSSTPYEESDSFNNLVSNAVWDVMSSITLKNNFETDGKYNPSKLVDIVDLGKNGQITGENESGLAYKLEDLENWSKDYIDEGHYNEEGNIVVCQKPDGTYHYYYTNEFRSLIEDGTLRLEVADRGVSTFLDDLEMGYYTSGGAAGNIAIKNTEGKTEYSDCWTFNEVLDEKYAPEGADNILEVINRTPELNGKLSKVFSYMQEILLSISEQIDNYLYAGDTWEEGNTNFTYIFVNQNEKKVYTNRNEYKDFESLEENLNNLVARKDSKYLVVMPKLSEFKTNMDISASEWRSMIKNYTNNPNSDYIFAASVDTKFPVQDVFYSDAQEYNTFAPYLKLAAFGSVFCSILFLAILVWLTLIAGRSNGDEGIHLNFFDKLKTELGGALVFFAWLFLMLFIVQGWGGIYNDFSVEYVGSGYYTSHFAVNTVYPYSLSASDLIITGFIAVLTTAFFFIGYMSLVRRIKAKTLWKNSLLRSIGLFFRTFWYNRNVTFRAAAVLAGFILFHWFGFMVLSNGGGWFILLVFLAEAAAVYFVIKNAVAKSRIKTGIQEIASGNVNYQIPVEGLKGENLEMARMVNDIGNGLQRALIEGMKSERLKTDLITNVSHDIKTPLTSIINYVDLLKRENFDDPKIQGYLEILEAKAQRLKTLTEDVVEASKVSSGNITLEQMDVNFVEMINQTEGEFAEKLEAKKLEVVQSLPEEPVVIHVDGRRLWRVLENIYNNAAKYAMPGTRVYADLIADAQKVSFSLKNISEHPLNISADELTERFIRGDISRSTEGSGLGLSIAKSLTQMMGGEFRLYLDGDLFKVTIEFPRVR is encoded by the coding sequence ATGAAGAATTGGTATAAAAGACCAGTTACAAAGGGGATTTTATTGCTGCTGGCCCATGTCATGGCTGCAGCGGCAGTAATTAGCTTAGTTATAATTATAGTGTTTTCGGGGAATCTGGGAAAAGCAGAGTTTTTTAAACTTTCTAGCACCCCTTATGAAGAGTCTGACAGCTTTAATAATTTAGTGTCTAACGCCGTATGGGATGTAATGAGCAGCATCACCTTGAAGAATAACTTCGAGACTGATGGGAAGTATAATCCCAGTAAGCTGGTGGACATTGTTGATCTGGGCAAAAACGGGCAGATAACAGGGGAAAATGAGTCTGGACTGGCCTATAAATTGGAAGATCTTGAGAATTGGAGCAAAGATTACATCGATGAGGGACATTATAATGAGGAAGGAAATATCGTTGTATGCCAGAAACCGGATGGAACGTATCACTATTATTATACGAATGAGTTTCGTTCTTTGATTGAGGACGGTACTTTGCGGCTGGAAGTGGCAGACCGGGGAGTGTCAACATTTCTAGATGATTTGGAAATGGGATATTATACATCAGGAGGCGCTGCTGGTAATATAGCTATTAAGAACACGGAGGGGAAAACAGAGTACAGTGACTGCTGGACATTTAATGAAGTATTGGATGAAAAGTATGCGCCTGAAGGTGCAGATAATATTTTGGAGGTTATCAACCGGACACCGGAATTAAACGGTAAGCTTTCAAAGGTCTTTAGCTATATGCAGGAGATACTGTTATCCATTTCTGAACAGATAGATAATTACCTTTATGCCGGGGATACCTGGGAAGAGGGCAATACAAATTTTACCTATATATTTGTGAATCAAAATGAAAAAAAGGTATATACCAATCGGAATGAATATAAGGATTTTGAAAGTCTGGAGGAAAATTTAAATAATCTAGTGGCAAGAAAAGACTCCAAGTATTTGGTTGTCATGCCTAAGCTTTCTGAGTTTAAGACAAATATGGATATATCAGCCAGTGAATGGCGCTCCATGATAAAAAATTATACGAATAACCCAAACAGTGATTATATTTTTGCAGCATCTGTAGACACCAAATTTCCGGTACAGGATGTATTTTATTCAGATGCACAGGAATACAATACATTTGCTCCATATCTGAAGCTTGCAGCATTTGGCAGCGTTTTTTGTTCAATACTGTTTTTGGCTATCCTCGTGTGGCTGACTCTCATAGCAGGGAGGAGCAACGGGGATGAAGGGATACATCTGAATTTCTTTGATAAGCTGAAAACAGAGCTGGGAGGGGCGCTGGTATTCTTTGCCTGGCTTTTCCTGATGCTGTTTATCGTACAGGGGTGGGGCGGAATATATAATGATTTTAGCGTGGAGTATGTTGGAAGTGGATACTATACTAGTCATTTCGCAGTCAATACAGTCTATCCCTATTCTCTTTCAGCCTCTGACCTGATTATAACAGGGTTTATAGCAGTCCTGACTACTGCCTTCTTTTTCATTGGTTATATGAGCCTGGTGCGTAGAATCAAGGCAAAAACTCTCTGGAAAAATAGTCTTTTGAGGAGTATTGGCTTGTTTTTCAGGACATTCTGGTATAACCGCAATGTTACATTCAGGGCGGCGGCAGTTTTGGCAGGATTTATACTGTTCCATTGGTTTGGCTTTATGGTTTTGAGTAACGGAGGCGGATGGTTTATTCTCCTTGTATTTCTGGCCGAGGCGGCGGCAGTATATTTTGTTATAAAGAATGCCGTGGCAAAGAGTAGGATTAAGACCGGGATTCAAGAAATTGCATCGGGGAATGTAAATTACCAAATACCTGTAGAGGGTTTAAAAGGTGAAAACCTGGAAATGGCAAGGATGGTGAATGACATTGGAAATGGCCTTCAGCGCGCATTGATTGAAGGGATGAAGAGTGAGAGGCTTAAGACTGATTTGATCACTAATGTGTCCCATGATATTAAGACACCGCTGACATCTATCATTAACTATGTGGATCTGCTAAAGCGAGAAAATTTTGATGACCCTAAGATACAGGGATATCTGGAAATACTTGAGGCTAAGGCTCAACGTCTGAAAACACTGACTGAAGATGTGGTAGAGGCGTCCAAAGTAAGCAGCGGGAATATTACATTAGAGCAGATGGACGTAAACTTTGTTGAGATGATCAACCAGACCGAAGGTGAGTTTGCTGAGAAGCTGGAGGCAAAAAAATTAGAGGTAGTACAGAGCCTGCCCGAGGAGCCTGTAGTAATCCATGTAGACGGCAGGCGTCTGTGGAGGGTATTGGAGAACATCTATAATAATGCTGCTAAATATGCCATGCCAGGAACCCGCGTGTATGCGGATCTGATAGCAGATGCACAAAAAGTAAGTTTCTCACTGAAAAATATTTCTGAACATCCTCTAAATATTTCAGCAGATGAGCTGACGGAACGTTTTATCAGAGGAGATATCTCAAGAAGCACGGAGGGAAGTGGATTAGGATTATCTATAGCGAAAAGCCTTACCCAGATGATGGGAGGAGAATTCAGACTATATCTGGATGGAGATTTATTTAAAGTAACGATAGAGTTTCCCCGGGTACGGTGA
- a CDS encoding C39 family peptidase, whose translation MKKKRLMKAGVLAAVFLAAMIISSLITNRGTDDLTIDLGDPTLPRVSYTVAGKKVNILAGYVNDMDITAMRDTITPLEENGTLEMSVEANGNKIQEIQYEVYSLNGEEVYDKSEIKDLSQEAFKLDLNGALKENVSEAVLKVILKTEKKEVYFYTRVERPDDLAIGECLSFAEDFHAKTFDKGSAAELSGYLEPNEEGDNTTFQTVTIHSSSSQVTWGELKPEISTDVEWSIKESNSVYTSLQAKYQVTCVGEENEIDTYNIKEFFRVRYSGGEVYLLDYNRSMNQVFNGNKKVLNENGILLGIAPSDISYETSKDGTIVSFVHERDLWTYNQEADELSLVFSFANTEGHDVRSRYDQHELRIISMDDNGSTTFAVYGYMNRGDHEGEVGVDVYYFDIDKNAVEEKAFIPSNKSFAIAEDELGKMVYYNHGDQLLYVLAGGTLYQADLESNHQNILARDLEEGQYAASNDGHLLAYQTEGSLESAKSVTVLNLKTGEERIVEAAEGESIRPLGFVANDFVYGYQRASDKGKTVVGEDVLPMFELEIRDSKNKVVKTYSVEGTYISDILIENNLVTLNRLTKSGDVYTGTSQDYISNNEERRESNITLESYTTELKEKQMRLTYTDGIPDQSPKLLRPKQVMLNKPMTIAFDGKVKTDKFYVYGMGELIEIYDKAAYAIQKAEQVSGVVISSEQSYIWEKGNRDLVYYTDMQAFKKGDGQTSIEACEVQMEQYGAKRVDLTGCSLDQVLYVINKGLPVIAMTDSSHAILMTGYTTTDVTYINPDDGSQNTVSLTDMEAMAGGSGNTFIGFVK comes from the coding sequence ATGAAGAAAAAAAGGCTGATGAAGGCGGGTGTGCTGGCGGCTGTTTTCCTGGCAGCTATGATTATCAGCAGCTTGATTACAAATAGAGGGACAGATGATCTCACAATAGACCTGGGAGATCCTACTCTGCCCCGGGTGTCTTATACCGTGGCGGGGAAAAAGGTCAATATACTGGCAGGTTATGTAAATGATATGGATATAACTGCTATGAGGGATACAATAACTCCTTTGGAGGAAAATGGGACATTGGAGATGTCCGTAGAGGCAAATGGAAATAAAATACAGGAGATCCAGTATGAGGTATATTCGTTAAATGGCGAGGAGGTATATGATAAGTCAGAAATAAAGGATTTATCCCAGGAGGCATTTAAGCTGGACTTAAATGGCGCATTAAAGGAAAATGTATCTGAGGCCGTACTGAAGGTAATCTTAAAGACAGAAAAGAAGGAAGTATATTTCTACACCAGAGTTGAAAGGCCGGACGATCTGGCCATAGGGGAGTGCCTGAGTTTTGCTGAAGATTTCCATGCGAAAACCTTTGATAAGGGGAGTGCGGCCGAGCTTTCAGGATATCTGGAGCCTAATGAGGAAGGGGATAACACGACCTTTCAGACAGTAACGATACATTCCAGCAGTTCCCAAGTAACCTGGGGAGAATTAAAACCAGAGATTTCTACGGATGTTGAGTGGAGTATTAAGGAGAGCAACAGCGTTTATACTTCCCTGCAGGCGAAATACCAGGTTACATGTGTAGGTGAAGAAAATGAGATTGACACTTATAATATCAAAGAGTTTTTCCGTGTAAGATACAGCGGCGGTGAAGTGTATCTTCTGGATTATAACCGAAGCATGAACCAGGTATTTAACGGAAACAAAAAAGTTTTAAACGAAAATGGAATTCTGCTGGGAATTGCCCCATCTGATATTTCATACGAGACAAGTAAAGATGGGACAATAGTTTCATTTGTCCATGAAAGGGATCTTTGGACTTATAATCAGGAGGCAGATGAACTTTCACTAGTATTTAGTTTTGCAAATACAGAGGGACATGATGTCCGCAGCAGATATGACCAGCATGAGCTCAGGATCATTAGCATGGATGACAACGGAAGTACTACCTTTGCTGTTTATGGATATATGAACAGGGGAGATCATGAGGGCGAAGTGGGCGTAGATGTTTATTATTTTGACATTGATAAAAATGCTGTGGAGGAGAAAGCATTTATACCAAGTAATAAGTCTTTTGCTATAGCAGAGGATGAGCTGGGTAAGATGGTATATTATAATCATGGAGACCAACTCCTCTATGTACTGGCGGGAGGGACGCTCTATCAGGCGGATTTGGAGAGTAACCATCAAAATATTTTGGCCAGAGACTTGGAGGAGGGGCAGTATGCCGCATCCAATGACGGGCATTTGCTGGCGTATCAGACGGAAGGGAGCCTGGAGAGTGCCAAGTCTGTAACAGTCCTGAATCTTAAGACCGGAGAGGAGAGAATTGTGGAGGCGGCGGAAGGGGAATCTATACGTCCCCTGGGATTTGTGGCAAATGATTTCGTATATGGCTACCAGCGGGCTTCAGATAAGGGAAAGACGGTGGTGGGCGAGGATGTTCTTCCTATGTTTGAGCTGGAGATACGGGACAGCAAAAACAAGGTTGTGAAAACCTATTCTGTGGAGGGGACCTATATCTCTGACATACTGATTGAAAATAATCTTGTCACACTAAACCGGCTGACAAAGTCGGGGGATGTCTACACTGGAACAAGCCAGGACTATATCAGTAATAATGAGGAGCGCAGGGAAAGTAATATTACCCTGGAGTCTTATACAACAGAGCTGAAGGAAAAGCAGATGAGGCTGACATATACAGATGGTATTCCCGATCAGTCCCCCAAGCTGCTGCGCCCGAAGCAGGTTATGCTTAATAAACCTATGACGATTGCTTTTGACGGAAAAGTTAAGACAGACAAATTCTACGTATATGGGATGGGCGAGCTAATTGAGATATACGATAAGGCAGCCTATGCGATACAGAAGGCGGAACAGGTATCCGGGGTGGTCATATCTTCAGAACAGTCCTATATATGGGAAAAGGGAAACCGGGATTTAGTTTACTACACTGATATGCAGGCTTTTAAAAAAGGGGATGGACAGACTTCTATTGAAGCATGTGAAGTCCAGATGGAGCAGTATGGGGCCAAGAGAGTGGATTTAACAGGATGCAGCCTGGATCAGGTTCTTTACGTGATAAATAAAGGCCTGCCGGTGATCGCAATGACAGATTCCAGCCATGCTATACTGATGACAGGATATACTACAACGGATGTTACTTATATAAATCCAGATGATGGATCCCAGAATACAGTCAGTTTGACAGATATGGAGGCCATGGCTGGAGGAAGTGGGAATACATTCATTGGATTTGTAAAATAA
- a CDS encoding helix-turn-helix domain-containing protein, which yields MFQENYNDMISIDDLCEMLTIGKNTAYHLLKTNQIKAFKIGRIWKIPRESVSEYVEAQRLYH from the coding sequence ATGTTTCAGGAAAATTATAATGATATGATAAGCATAGACGATTTATGTGAGATGCTGACAATCGGCAAGAACACCGCCTACCACTTGTTAAAGACAAACCAGATTAAAGCATTTAAAATCGGACGGATATGGAAGATACCAAGAGAATCCGTATCAGAGTATGTAGAGGCTCAACGTCTCTATCATTAG
- a CDS encoding ComEA family DNA-binding protein: protein MSRIEIVINRVVIIALSFVMFLSGLGLIVAGIRTRKKIWNIYGLVYIGVGWILMSIGLISVYLIMWAVSIIHTVIMSKEYCLRLKVIKESKDILRTKEHEQAKKFQQDIYKELIGEIESDENDVDEIQRIVNPIDINNCKESELIEIPGISLILAKRIVDVRKEVPFSSVEDFYMRLSIDKNKAKRMEEYLLCSEKTTEKEDLVKNETKDAPSRASGRKIDI, encoded by the coding sequence ATGTCAAGGATAGAAATTGTAATTAATAGAGTTGTGATTATAGCACTGAGTTTTGTAATGTTTCTAAGTGGGTTAGGTCTTATAGTCGCAGGCATAAGAACACGAAAAAAAATCTGGAATATATATGGACTGGTATATATAGGTGTGGGGTGGATATTAATGAGTATAGGATTAATATCTGTATATCTGATTATGTGGGCTGTCAGTATTATACATACTGTTATAATGAGTAAAGAGTATTGCCTAAGGTTAAAGGTGATAAAAGAATCTAAGGATATATTGCGGACAAAAGAACATGAGCAAGCGAAGAAATTCCAACAGGATATATATAAAGAATTAATCGGAGAAATAGAAAGTGATGAAAATGATGTTGATGAAATACAGAGAATTGTAAATCCGATTGATATTAATAACTGTAAAGAGTCAGAGCTAATCGAGATCCCAGGAATAAGTCTCATATTGGCAAAAAGGATTGTTGACGTTAGGAAAGAAGTTCCATTCTCATCTGTGGAAGATTTTTATATGAGATTATCTATAGATAAGAATAAAGCAAAGCGAATGGAAGAATATTTGTTATGTTCAGAAAAGACAACAGAAAAAGAAGATTTAGTAAAGAATGAAACGAAAGATGCGCCAAGTCGTGCATCTGGAAGAAAAATAGATATTTAA
- a CDS encoding DUF2997 domain-containing protein, with protein MAYIKIRICPDGLIYAETKGIKGKKCSDYEKVIEQLTGAEVIDREFTEEFYQDDYIEEILKDEDKLKCQG; from the coding sequence GTGGCATATATAAAAATAAGAATTTGCCCAGATGGACTAATTTACGCTGAGACAAAGGGAATAAAGGGAAAAAAGTGTTCTGACTATGAAAAAGTGATAGAACAACTGACCGGAGCAGAGGTGATAGATCGAGAATTTACCGAAGAGTTTTATCAGGATGATTATATTGAAGAAATTTTGAAAGATGAGGATAAACTAAAATGTCAAGGATAG
- a CDS encoding class I SAM-dependent methyltransferase, which yields MEEIRKLLEDFLNIDFIQAVLSNPRRRDGVLKVKVRPIDKRGALYFQCESFTDTQAFHENLTAEDAVGRLTGYMENFRQMQIAVRTMNCTVLVSKKGKVSIRRKCLGNAASPAELSHNRNKKYILKEGTVIPFLQDLGVMTSEGRVVRAHFDKFRQINRFLEFIEDILPQLEKGRELQILDFGCGKSYLTFAMYYYLHELKGYDIRVTGLDLKREVIERCNHLADKYGYSKLHFLVGDIADYEGALKIDMVVTLHACDTATDYALAKAVGWDARVILSVPCCQHELNSQIESRELAPIMDYGLLKERFAALATDGLRAKYLEAAGYHTQVLEFIDMEHTPKNILLRAVRTGKANHLARQEADMCRSFLKADPVLGKLLFGNGK from the coding sequence ATGGAAGAGATACGGAAGTTACTGGAGGACTTTTTAAATATAGATTTTATTCAGGCAGTGCTGAGCAACCCCAGAAGGAGGGATGGGGTTTTGAAGGTGAAGGTACGGCCCATTGACAAAAGGGGAGCGCTTTATTTTCAGTGTGAGTCCTTTACAGATACCCAGGCATTTCATGAGAACCTGACGGCGGAGGATGCTGTAGGGAGGCTGACAGGTTATATGGAGAATTTCAGGCAGATGCAGATTGCGGTCAGGACAATGAATTGTACCGTACTTGTAAGCAAGAAAGGTAAGGTGTCTATTCGCAGGAAGTGTCTGGGGAATGCAGCCAGTCCTGCAGAGCTTTCCCATAACCGCAATAAAAAATATATTCTGAAGGAAGGCACGGTGATTCCCTTTTTACAGGATTTGGGTGTTATGACAAGTGAGGGGAGGGTTGTCAGAGCGCATTTTGATAAGTTCAGGCAGATTAACCGGTTCCTGGAGTTTATAGAGGATATACTTCCTCAGCTTGAGAAGGGGAGGGAACTTCAAATTCTTGATTTTGGCTGTGGCAAGTCTTATCTCACATTTGCTATGTACTACTACCTTCATGAATTAAAGGGGTATGATATTCGGGTGACAGGATTAGATTTGAAGCGGGAGGTGATTGAGCGGTGTAACCATCTCGCTGATAAGTATGGTTATAGCAAACTGCATTTTCTGGTGGGAGATATAGCCGACTATGAGGGCGCCCTGAAAATTGACATGGTGGTTACGTTACATGCCTGCGATACGGCTACTGATTATGCCCTGGCAAAGGCAGTTGGATGGGACGCCAGGGTAATCTTATCTGTGCCATGCTGCCAGCACGAGCTGAATTCCCAGATAGAAAGCCGTGAGCTGGCGCCGATAATGGACTATGGCCTTTTGAAGGAGCGGTTTGCGGCTCTTGCCACAGATGGCCTGAGGGCCAAATATCTGGAGGCGGCAGGCTATCACACACAGGTGCTGGAATTTATTGATATGGAGCATACGCCTAAGAATATTCTTTTGCGTGCTGTCAGAACAGGGAAAGCGAATCATTTGGCCAGGCAGGAGGCAGATATGTGCAGGAGCTTTTTAAAGGCTGACCCAGTTTTAGGAAAATTGCTATTTGGAAATGGGAAATAA
- a CDS encoding AAA family ATPase encodes MESLKTKDYICNLLKARFPMIYISTWEENRVTQMIEDIVTEENKIKTIRKVYLWSQTEGITAGRETVRNTETSLSALDYISECNEPSVFILKDFHVFLSPKQPNDYIVIRKLRDMVNVLRESEKPKNIIFVSPMLQLPEELQKEVTVVELDFPNTYGLETLLNEMIAVNRDNPNITINLSASEKRQLCKTALGLTLQEAENAIARAMVQKGQLSIQELDIILEEKRQVIRKTGILEFIKSDLKLEDVGGLENLKRWLVKRNKSWKEEALKYNIPAPKGVLITGVPGCGKSLTAKAISAMWQLPLLRLDMGKIFSGLVGSSEENMRKAIRTAEAVSPSILWIDEIEKGFSGNGAGDGGTSTRIFGTFLTWMQEKTKPVFVVATANNINKLPSELLRKGRFDEIFFVDLPTLKERMKIFEVHLKKRLENEAVVGDVEQTEEGLRKLALLTEGFVGAEIEESVIAALFEAFAEDRKINMSDLERAIKNMVPLSITQAEQITAIREWANVRAVAATAKEDRIEYVAEREEIAKTLNSNDNFRHSRGGRTIDF; translated from the coding sequence ATGGAAAGTTTAAAAACAAAAGATTATATTTGTAATTTGTTAAAAGCGCGTTTCCCGATGATTTACATATCTACGTGGGAAGAAAACAGAGTTACACAAATGATAGAAGATATTGTCACAGAAGAAAATAAAATCAAGACAATAAGAAAGGTATATTTGTGGAGCCAAACAGAAGGAATTACAGCAGGGAGGGAAACAGTTAGAAATACGGAAACTTCTTTATCTGCCTTGGATTATATTTCAGAATGTAATGAACCATCTGTATTTATATTAAAGGATTTTCATGTTTTCTTAAGTCCCAAGCAGCCAAATGATTATATTGTTATCAGAAAATTACGTGATATGGTCAATGTTTTGCGTGAAAGTGAGAAGCCTAAGAATATTATATTTGTATCTCCTATGCTACAGCTTCCAGAAGAATTACAAAAAGAAGTAACAGTTGTTGAACTGGATTTTCCTAATACTTATGGACTGGAAACTCTATTGAATGAGATGATTGCTGTAAATAGAGACAATCCTAATATAACTATCAATCTGTCAGCGTCAGAAAAAAGGCAACTTTGTAAGACTGCATTAGGGTTGACGCTACAAGAGGCAGAAAATGCGATTGCAAGAGCAATGGTACAAAAGGGACAGCTCAGCATACAGGAATTGGATATTATTCTGGAGGAAAAAAGACAAGTCATCCGAAAAACAGGAATATTGGAATTTATAAAAAGTGACTTGAAATTGGAAGATGTGGGAGGTCTTGAAAATCTGAAAAGATGGTTAGTAAAAAGAAATAAATCATGGAAGGAAGAAGCGCTGAAGTATAATATCCCTGCGCCAAAGGGGGTGCTTATTACGGGAGTACCAGGATGTGGAAAAAGTTTAACTGCAAAAGCAATCAGCGCAATGTGGCAACTGCCATTATTGCGTCTGGACATGGGAAAAATTTTTAGTGGTTTGGTAGGAAGTTCAGAGGAAAATATGAGAAAGGCGATAAGAACCGCAGAAGCAGTATCTCCAAGTATTTTATGGATTGATGAAATCGAAAAAGGATTTTCGGGGAACGGTGCGGGAGACGGAGGAACTTCAACAAGAATTTTTGGTACCTTTTTAACGTGGATGCAGGAAAAAACAAAACCGGTTTTTGTAGTGGCAACAGCCAATAATATTAATAAATTACCTTCAGAATTATTAAGGAAAGGAAGATTTGATGAGATATTTTTTGTGGATCTTCCAACATTAAAAGAACGTATGAAGATCTTTGAAGTTCATTTAAAGAAACGTTTAGAAAATGAAGCAGTAGTAGGAGATGTTGAGCAAACGGAAGAGGGATTAAGAAAATTAGCATTATTAACGGAAGGATTTGTCGGGGCTGAAATAGAAGAAAGTGTGATTGCGGCACTTTTTGAAGCTTTTGCGGAGGATAGAAAAATCAATATGTCTGATCTGGAAAGAGCAATAAAAAATATGGTGCCGCTTTCTATAACACAGGCAGAGCAGATTACGGCTATCAGAGAATGGGCAAATGTCCGGGCGGTTGCGGCTACTGCAAAAGAAGATCGAATAGAGTATGTTGCCGAAAGAGAGGAGATCGCAAAGACATTAAATTCAAATGATAATTTCAGGCATTCCAGAGGCGGAAGAACAATTGATTTTTAG